In one Phyllostomus discolor isolate MPI-MPIP mPhyDis1 chromosome 8, mPhyDis1.pri.v3, whole genome shotgun sequence genomic region, the following are encoded:
- the LARP7 gene encoding la-related protein 7, translating into MEMEGVNAEKTMEEESTEKKEVEKKKRSRVKQVLADITKQVDFWFGDANLHKDRFLREQIEKSRDGYVDISLLVSFNKMKKLTTDEKLIARALRSSAVVELDLEGTRVRRKKPLGERPQDEDERTVYVELLPKNVNHSWIERVFGKCGNVVYISIPHYKSTGDPKGFAFVEFETKEQATKAIEFLNNPPEEAPRKPGIFPKTVKNKPIPALRVAEEKKKKKKKKGRVKKEDRAQTQEANADTGKTSSAGKGKRPRTTSEGSEGESTEPQKPPSKKKKKRVKAEGTSLPLVPTGKRKRSSSEDAGCPTPKSKVKKVDQKDSLEKASEISKENKDLEVSTEEEKETGDVKEGLLLKAKRKHKKKHKERHRMGEEVIPLRVLSKTEWMDLKKEYLALQKASMASLKKTISQIKLESGMEIDHGGKNEKSAAEDCCSPKLPPAGPQFVSGVIVKVVSTEPLPGRKQVRDTLAAVSEVVYVDLLEGDTECHVRFKSPEDAQAVIDAHAEIKKKYCWKLEILSGDHEQRYWQKILVDRQAKLNQPREKKRGTEKLITKAEKIRLAKTQQASKHIRFSEYE; encoded by the exons ATGGAAATGGAAGGAGTAAACGCAGAAAAGACAATGGAAGaggaaagtacagaaaaaaaagaggtagagaaaaaGAAGCGGTCCCGAGTTAAACAGGTGCTTGCAGACATCACTAAGCAAGTGGACTTCTGGTTTGGTGATGCCAATCTTCACAAGGATAGATTTCTTCGAGAGCAGATAGAAAAATCTAGAGATGGAT aTGTTGACATATCCCTTCTGGTGtcttttaacaaaatgaaaaaattgacCACGGATGAAAAATTAATAGCCAGAGCACTGAGAAGTTCAGCAGTTGTAGAG CTGGACTTGGAAGGCACCCGGGTGAGGAGAAAGAAGCCTCTGGGTGAGAGGCCCCAGGATGAGGATGAGCGGACCGTGTATGTG GAGTTACTTCCCAAAAATGTCAACCACAGCTGGATTGAAAGAGTGTTTGGGAAATGTGGCAATGTTGTTTACATAAGTATACCACACTACAAGTCTACTGGAGATCCAAAGGGGTTTGCATTTGTGGAATTTGAGACAAAAGAACAAGCAACAAAAGCTATTGAG tttcttaaCAACCCACCAGAAGAAGCACCAAGGAAACCTGGGATATTCCCCAAAACCGTGAAAAATAAGCCCATTCCTGCCCTTAGAGTAGCTG aagagaagaagaagaagaaaaagaaaaaaggcagggtGAAGAAGGAAGACCGTGCGCAGACCCAAGAGGCAAATGCGGACACAGGGAAGACGAGCAGTGCCGGCAAAGGGAAGAGACCCAGGACCACGTCAGAGGGCTCTGAAGGGGAGAGTACTGAACCCCAAAAGCCAccctcaaagaagaaaaaaaagcggGTTAAAGCTGAAGGGACCAGCTTACCTTTGGTCCCAACAGGGAAGAGGAAACGAAGTAGCTCTGAGGATGCAGGCTGCCCAACTCCCAAATCCAAAGTCAAGAAAGTGGACCAGAAAGACAGCCTGGAAAAAGCCTCAGaaatatctaaagaaaacaaag ATTTAGAAGTCTCCactgaagaggaaaaggagacaggAGATGTAAAAGAGGGATTGCTCTTAAAAGCTAAAAGGAAGCATAAGAAAAAACACAAGGAGAggcacagaatgggagaagaggtTATTCCCCTGCGTGTACTATCCAA gACTGAGTGGAtggatttgaaaaaagaatatttggcACTGCAGAAAGCCAGTATGgcttctttgaaaaaaacaatatCCCAAATAAAATTGGAATCAGGAATGGAAATAGACcatggaggaaaaaatgaaaaat CGGCAGCCGAGGACTGCTGTTCCCCGAAGCTCCCCCCGGCGGGGCCGCAGTTTGTGAGCGGGGTGATTGTGAAGGTCGTTAGCACCGAGCCTCTGCCGGGCAGGAAGCAAGTCAGG GACACCTTGGCAGCAGTTTCAGAGGTGGTTTACGTCGATTTGCTGGAAGGAGACACAGAATGTCACGTGAGATTCAAATCCCCTGAGGATGCACAAGCAGTAATAGATGCACatgcagaaattaaaaagaaatactgcTGGAAACTCGAGATTCTTTCTG gGGATCATGAACAGAGGTATTGGCAGAAGATCTTGGTAGACAGACAGGCAAAACTGAACCAGCCTCGGGAAAAGAAAAGAGGCACTGAGAAG TTAATCACCAAAGCTGAAAAGATCAGACTTGCAAAGACTCAACAAGCAAGTAAGCACATTAGATTTTCTGagtatgaatga